GACGTGCCATGCCACACGGTGCGGCCACGCTCGATGATGTAGTGGCGGTCGCAGATGCGGGTCAGATGCTCGACGTTCTTGTCGATCACCAGGATCGACTGCCCGCGCGATTTCAGCAGCGACAGGCAGTTCCAGATCTCCTCTCGGATCAACGGCGCCAGACCCTCGGTCGCCTCGTCGAGAATGAGGAGTTTCGGGTTGGTCATCAGCGCCCGGCCGATCGCCAGCATCTGCTGCTCGCCGCCGGAGAGCTGGTTGCCCATGTTGCTGCCGCGTTCGGCGAGCCGCGGAAACAAGGCGTGGATCTTGTCGAGCGTCCAGGGATCGGACGCGCCGAGCCGGTTGGCCGAGGCCGCCACGAGATTCTCGGTGACGGTCAGATTCGGAAAGATCTGCCGTCCCTCCGGCACCAGGCCGATGCCGAGCTGAGCGATCCTGTAGGACGGCAGCTTTCGTGTCTCCTGACCGCTGAAGCGGATCAGGCCGGCGCGCGCCTGGGTCAGACCCATGATCGAGCGGATCGTGGTGGTCTTGCCCATGCCGTTGCGGCCCATCAGCGAGACCATCTCGCCGGGACGGATCGCCAACGACAGGCCGAACAAGACCTGGCTCAGGCCGTAACAGGTCTCGATGCCGTCGACCTCGAGCAGCATGGCGCTTGTCCCCAGATCAACCATGGCCGACCACCACATGCTGATCGCCGAGATAGGCGCGCTTGACCTCCTCGTTCTGCCGGATCTCGTCCGGTCTGCCCGAGGCGATGATGCGGCCATAGACGAGGACCGAGATGCGGTCGGCGAGCGCGAACACCGCCTCCATGTCGTGCTCGACCAGCACGATCGACACTTCCTTGCGCAGCTCGTTCAGCAGCTTCACCATGCGCTGCGACTCGGTCACCCCCAGGCCGGCCATCGGCTCGTCGAGCAGCAGCAGTTGCGGCTTGGTCGCGAGCGCGACGGCGAGCTCCAGCTCGCGCTGCTCGCCATGGCTGAGCTTCGACACCAGCACGTCGGCGCGATGGCCGAGACCGACGCGCTCCAGCGCGGCCTGCGCGGCGGCACGCAGCGGCTTGTCCTTGCGCGCGGCGGCGAAGAAACGGAACGAGTGCTTGCCGTCATGGGCTTGCGCCGCAAGCGCGACATTGTCGGCTGCGGTGAAGTCGGTCAGCAGCGAGGTGATCTGGAACGAACGTGCCAGCCCCAGCGCGCTGCGCTTATAGGCGGGGAAATGCGAGATGTCGCGGCCCCCTAGGAAAATGCGACCCGCATGCGGCGCCAGGTGGCCGGTGAGCTGGCTGATCAGCGTGGTCTTACCGGCGCCGTTCGGCCCGATGATGGCGTGGATCTCGCCCTTGGCAACGTCGAGACAGACGTGATCAGTCGCGACGATGCCGCCGAACCGGCGCACGAGATTGTCGACGCGAAGCAGAGGTTCAGCCACGGTTCAACCTCCCGAGCATGCCCATGATGCCGCCGCGGCCGAACAGCACGATCAGGAGCAGCAGCGGCCCCATGATCAATGCCCAATATTCGGTGATCTGCGACAGCACCTCTTCCAGCACCAGGAACACGACCGAGCCGACGACCGGCCCCATCAGGGTGCCCATGCCGCCGAGGATGACCATCACCATGAGGTCGCCGGAGCGGGTCCAGTACATCACGGCAGGGCTGACGAAATCGGTGTTGTTGGCAAGCAGCGCGCCGGACAGGCCACAGAGCATGCCGGCGATGACGAAGCACGCCAGCTTGTAGCGCTTCGAGGGGAAGCCGATCGCCTGCATGCGCTGCTCGTTGGAGCGCAGGCCCTGCAGCACGAGGCCGAAGCGCGAATTGACGATCCGCCAGATCAGCACCACGACGGCAAGCAGGCAGAACAGGCAGAGATAATAGAACTGCACGCGGTTGCCGAGATTGATCAGGCCGCCGAAATCGCTGCGCTTGTAGACGGTGAGCCCGTCATCCCCGCCGTAACGGGCGAGGCCGGACGCGACATAGTAGGCCAT
This region of Bradyrhizobium sp. SZCCHNS1050 genomic DNA includes:
- a CDS encoding ABC transporter ATP-binding protein, with the translated sequence MLLEVDGIETCYGLSQVLFGLSLAIRPGEMVSLMGRNGMGKTTTIRSIMGLTQARAGLIRFSGQETRKLPSYRIAQLGIGLVPEGRQIFPNLTVTENLVAASANRLGASDPWTLDKIHALFPRLAERGSNMGNQLSGGEQQMLAIGRALMTNPKLLILDEATEGLAPLIREEIWNCLSLLKSRGQSILVIDKNVEHLTRICDRHYIIERGRTVWHGTSEQLMAEPELQHRYLGI
- a CDS encoding ABC transporter ATP-binding protein encodes the protein MAEPLLRVDNLVRRFGGIVATDHVCLDVAKGEIHAIIGPNGAGKTTLISQLTGHLAPHAGRIFLGGRDISHFPAYKRSALGLARSFQITSLLTDFTAADNVALAAQAHDGKHSFRFFAAARKDKPLRAAAQAALERVGLGHRADVLVSKLSHGEQRELELAVALATKPQLLLLDEPMAGLGVTESQRMVKLLNELRKEVSIVLVEHDMEAVFALADRISVLVYGRIIASGRPDEIRQNEEVKRAYLGDQHVVVGHG
- a CDS encoding branched-chain amino acid ABC transporter permease, which codes for MKSSLNVSTIVAIIVVAGLVLLPVYSNLSGNIFILTLFTRIVILALAAVSLNLIMGYGGMMSFGHAAYLGIGGYAVGILAQEGIGSGYAQFAVAIAVSALYALVIGALSLRTRGVYFIMITLAFAQMAYYVASGLARYGGDDGLTVYKRSDFGGLINLGNRVQFYYLCLFCLLAVVVLIWRIVNSRFGLVLQGLRSNEQRMQAIGFPSKRYKLACFVIAGMLCGLSGALLANNTDFVSPAVMYWTRSGDLMVMVILGGMGTLMGPVVGSVVFLVLEEVLSQITEYWALIMGPLLLLIVLFGRGGIMGMLGRLNRG